A window of the Lactuca sativa cultivar Salinas chromosome 5, Lsat_Salinas_v11, whole genome shotgun sequence genome harbors these coding sequences:
- the LOC111906164 gene encoding flowering-promoting factor 1-like protein 3: MSGVWVFKNGVVRLVENPGADALQGATRGKVLVHLPTNQVVTSYEVLEQMLTSMGWERYYNDPDLLQFHKRTTVHLISLPKDFNKLKSMHMYDIVIKNRNVFEVRDT, from the coding sequence ATGTCGGGTGTTTGGGTGTTCAAGAATGGTGTTGTTAGGCTAGTGGAGAACCCAGGTGCTGATGCCTTGCAAGGTGCAACTCGTGGCAAGGTGCTAGTGCACCTACCCACGAACCAAGTGGTCACTTCATACGAGGTTCTTGAACAAATGCTAACATCTATGGGCTGGGAAAGGTACTATAATGATCCTGACCTTCTTCAGTTTCATAAAAGAACGACAGTTCACCTCATATCTCTCCCAAAAGACTTCAATAAGCTCAAGTCAATGCACATGTATGATATCGTCATCAAGAATCGCAATGTCTTTGAAGTAAGAGACACCTAA